One segment of Mugil cephalus isolate CIBA_MC_2020 chromosome 14, CIBA_Mcephalus_1.1, whole genome shotgun sequence DNA contains the following:
- the LOC125020469 gene encoding zymogen granule membrane protein 16-like — protein sequence MHYIVIFSLLVASVFADSQPQSYSFSPAVGSGSGSSYSITGEGRITAVRVWEAYSNFIYGIQVRYGQIWSPLVGSQSGDVKEFELFDDEAIIQVSGKYAHYIQSLIFVTNKGRSLHVGQPTGHSFNMYPVHQDAELRFISGRVHGALTEIGAHWAILETNSSTDH from the exons ATGCATTACATtgtcatcttctctctgctcgtGGCCTCAGTCTTTGCTGACA GCCAGCCTCAGTCCTACTCCTTCTCCCCAGCAGTGGGGTCAGGAAGTGGCTCCTCATACAGCATCACCGGAGAGGGCAGAATTACAGCAGTCCGTGTCTGGGAGGCTTACAGCAACTTCATCTATGG CATCCAGGTGCGTTACGGCCAGATCTGGTCCCCTCTCGTTGGCTCCCAGTCTGGCGACGTCAAGGAGTTTGAACTGTTTGACGATGAAGCAATCATCCAGGTTTCTGGAAAATACGCTCACTATATCCAGTCGCTGATCTTCGTCACAAACAAAGGCCGCTCGCTGCACGTTGGCCAGCCCACGGGTCATTCCTTCAACATGTACCCTGTCCACCAGGACGCCGAGCTGCGCTTCATCAGTGGTCGGGTGCACGGAGCGCTTACTGAGATCGGAGCACACTGGGCCATCCTCGAGACCAACAGCAGCACTGACCACTGA
- the LOC125020468 gene encoding zymogen granule membrane protein 16-like — protein sequence MLFFVVLTLLASSAGAEFLPQFFSFSPPVGSGSGSSYSITGEGRITAVRVWEYYSGYIRGFQFRYGFIWSPIAGYQYGNSHTFELFDDEAIIQISGKYAHYLQSLVITTTRGRSMYVGQPSGHSFNLYPTHKQAELRFISGRFHGGITSIGAHWAILDPTLNSTTEH from the exons ATGCTTTTCTTTGTGGTCCTCACTCTGCTTGCCTCTTCTGCTGGGGCTGAGT TCCTGCCTCAGTTCTTCTCGTTCTCCCCGCCGGTGGGGTCGGGAAGTGGCAGCTCTTACAGCATCACGGGCGAAGGAAGGATCACAGCTGTGAGAGTGTGGGAGTACTACTCCGGCTACATCAGAGG CTTCCAGTTCCGCTACGGCTTCATCTGGTCTCCCATAGCCGGTTACCAGTATGGAAACAGCCACACGTTTGAGCTGTTTGACGACGAAGCCATCATCCAGATCTCTGGGAAGTACGCTCACTACCTGCAGTCATTGGTGATCACCACTACCAGGGGCCGCTCCATGTACGTGGGCCAGCCGAGTGGGCACTCCTTCAACCTCTATCCCACCCACAAGCAAGCGGAGCTGCGCTTCATCAGCGGCCGGTTCCATGGCGGCATCACCTCCATCGGAGCGCACTGGGCCATTCTGGACCCAACGCTCAACAGCACGACTGAGCactga